In the genome of Paramisgurnus dabryanus chromosome 16, PD_genome_1.1, whole genome shotgun sequence, the window ATTTTGCCCCATGTAGATGTCAACTTTAGACGAAATTATTGAATAACGCTTAACTACCACAATTTCCTTCTGACCTTTTGTTGAAATTTTACCACAATCATGTGGTATGAAATATTGCCCGGTTTTGCTATTATGACAGTTTGTCTCTTCGTTCCTGGTATTGCAACTACTCACATACACAAGTTCACAAGCGGTGGAAAGGTGAGTGAAAAAAGATAATCGTTTATTTGAACAAATGTGTCACTTATAGGTCATAGGTGCTTGACGCGTTTATGCTTTAACACGTATTTTAATAGTtagaaatatttttattatcttgATGTAACATGGCCCGCATATCAACACCATATGCAATCCACCTCATTTCTCTCATAGGAAAAGAGGATTGCACGGATTCCGTATCACTGGTATTTGATGGAGAGAGACAAGAGAGTGTCTGGGAGTGGTATACATTACCATTCAAAGGTAAGTACTGACATTTATCTATATTAAAGTTATTATCAATAATGAAGTGTTCTAAAATGTTCCTCTGTTTATTTCTCAGGGACTTGAAAACATCAAGTAAAGGACCACACAGCATCCTCTTCAAGATCTTTCATGTACATTTTGTTCAGCTGtctattaaaatgttttctttaaattaaTAAGATTGTAAGATTCTATATACAACTTAGATTTTACTGTTTGGTGGGTGAACATCTAGGCCCGGTTTAGCAGACAAGGCTttgcttaaaggaacacgcccacatttcgGGAATTTGGGTTATTTACCcaatcccccagagttagataagtccatgcATACCTTTCTCATATCTGTGCGtactgtaactctgtctgatgcagcccccgctagcttagcttagcacaaagactggaagtgaattgctccagctagcaaactgctcccaataagtaaacatactgggaactatattttcagaaggcgaagcactgctactttgGTGGAGTGACACggtgtacacggtgtgactatacaaatcacaacacataaatatgaaactgtttgtgttattttgtcacttactgggagcagtatgctagctggagccattcacttccagtctttgtgctaagctaagctagcgggggatGCGttagagttacagcacgcacggagatgggaaaggtatgtatggacttatctaactctgggagATACgatgaataagctaaattcccaaaatgtgggcgtgttcctttaagccAGGACTATGCTTTCGTTAAATTGGGATAGTTAAGTTGCTTTTATACAATGCTTTAGATAATAATGAAATTGTAAAGTTATAACTGGTGTGCATCTTTGGACAAAACAATGACATTgacatattttaagatatgtaaggATAAGTTCATTTAATTTGtgactagccttaagccttgtctgtaaaaCCAGGCACTAATGTGTAGAGATACGCATAAACACCTTAACACTTGGTGTATATAAAATTGGCCAAGTACGTAAACACTTTAAATTGTAGTAAATGCACTGAATGCTTTCAGATATACAAAATACATAGAGTTCATTGCTTTAAGCAGTAACCTGCATTAATGGGATGCGATAAGCTGTCACATTTCTTCTAGTATAGAGCATTAATGGAGATtgatttaaaagtactcaagaACAAAAAGAGACCAAAAGCAGTTTTTATGTCCATTAATGGAGTAAAGTGCATTGATTTGCATCAGCAAATAGCCATTTAGGAGAGGCTTTCATCCATACGCAATGCTTACACTACACTTATTTCAGGGACGCCCTCCTAAAGCTACGCTGAAACACATTCATATGAGATAATGGTTTTAGATAGCTTTCTTGCGTGTTAAGTAATAATGGAAATTGCTGCCCAGCCAGTAAACCGTAATATTTAAAATTCTGCTTCTATGTTACTCATTGGTTTTTCTTAAATATTCAAGATTACTCGTTTTTTTCACCTCAGAGAACTAAGCTAAGtatttacttaataaaaaatttatttacatttggTTAACATCATGTGGGGTTACCCCACCTGAAATATAAGCAGCATACTGCATCCTATGAGAGGATTCAAAATTAATAACAATGAACCAAAGGTTCTGAGATCTTCAAGGATACCCTCAAAAATgtttaaactggaaaataaataaaggaaaatCTTAAATATTTGGTATGCCAGTCTGTGAAGAGGGTTAAAGCTATAAAAATTACCAATGGGCAGGTTGTTAAAAATATCTGAATAGACATTAATTCAACACATTTACGTTACAGGGACTGCTTTGATGTTTAGAAGTTAGCCATTGATTTAAAGTCCAGATTCAGGCAAGCAGGGCATATTTGGGGCAGTTGTGGCCTGAAGGTTTCCCGTTCGATTCACATGGCAGACTGAGTTACAATTAAGCAAGGCAGTGATAGATCACAGCTACAAATATAACGGTGATTCTTGGGAAGAACAGgtttaaattttgaaaaaaaagttagttaaattacaaaatctgaaggtatatcaTTATAGACCATGGTCTTGGCTGTTCAGCAATTTACGTGTGCCACCTcccatgtttgtatttttttcataaaataggcgtttttccagttataaacctataaaagaacCTTAGATATGTGCAAAGAAGAAGATTGATTCTTTTCCTTCATGAAAATGTTACTaatttccaacagaattagcacttttcttagtgggacatgtttttgccaaagttttAAGAATCAGTGATAAGTTTTTGTTCACTACTCACTAGGATAAATGCAAAGGACACATTCATAGTATGGGTTAACATACATTAGCTAGTGCATCACTTCACTTGATCATACCCAAGAACCTAGTGCAGTGTTCTTAACATCCAACCCTGGAGAGCCGGTTTCCCGctgagtttagctccaaccttaatcaaacacacctgagcaagctattcaatgtcttcatgatcactagaaaatcacaggtaggtgtgtttgattaaggttgaagctaaactctgcagggaaCCGGTTCTCCGGGGTTAGATGTGAAGAACACTGACCTGGTGGGTTTCATAAAAGCACATACGTCACCGTGGACTAAAAAAACAGTGATAGGggtctttttttaataaagatttatacattacataaaaactgaataaattagctttccattgatgtataaTTGATGCTGAAATTCAACTACTTAAAAAAGCAAGGAGGAAAGAAacgaaatattgagaaaatcttGAGTTGTGCAAATGAGGTCTTAAGCAACACATTACTAATGAtgaattcatttacagtatgaaatttacaaaatatctttatggaacctgatgttaatatttacatttagcagacacttttgtaCAAAGATTAGGACACAATAAACAATATTTCATAGGTAGGCAATAGTACAAAAGGTGCCTAACAAGATAAAAGTTTTCACAATTTCTAAACAATACATGTTGAGAGAAAAGAGTTAGTTTAGATATTGGAGATAAAGCTCTACCCCTGTGAAACACTCTTCAGACTATTGTTTAGGGAGAACTAGGTTAAGTCACTGGCCAGTGCATATATTTGGAGGTCGGTGCACTGAACCCCTTACAAGAACCAGAGTCCTGCCCCTGACCAGTGGGTTTAACACTACAAATCGATACCCACTGAGTGTCATCAAAAACGGTTGGGTAGACAGGGATGAGACTGCATCAGCCAGCTCCCTGATGCCTTTCTAGGCTTCATACTCCACCCTTACTTGATGCCCTCCTCAGAACCCTCAGGAGGAGGGCAGAGTAAGTGATAACATTATGCAATACTTATCTTTAATCTTAACTCTGTTAAAATCCTAAttactttttcatttaaaaaaatctatatttaagacctgtacaatgtatttttggcttgcTAGAAAATATACTGGTGCTACTTAtgatccagggtcacatatcttAAATCCAAGATTCTATAATGCAAGTACACCACACAAAATGTACATAATAAAGCATGGTCAAATGTGTTCCACAtaaccattttattttgatgcaAATAACACATTACATCCTTATTTGTGAAAAGAAAGTTtaataatagcaataacaatttTTGTTCACAAACCTCTCACTGTACATTGTATGGTGTGATGCCTCAAGCCGATAAAACTCTATACactcaagttttaaaaaggtgTTAATCTGaactacgttttattttgtcatCCATctcttaaaaagaaaaagaagtcaacagaaataaaaatgatgGAGTAGAGTCTACTTCTCATCTTTTCCTTTAGTCTTTCTATACACCATTTCCCTGAAGCTGGAAAGGATTTTACTCTCCCTCTTTCTTCTCTCTTCCTGGTTAAAGGAGGCGAGTGCTCTCTTCTCATCAGCGCTGTAGATCTGGTTTTCCTTTCTCAGACGCACAGCCTCCATACGCCGATGTCTAAAGGTGCAAAACATCAAataattagcatatttaaaaaaaaaatgcaatcttCAACCTATACTCTCAACTATAACATTTGTTTTTGGCTTTCCAAAAGGAGAAAACATACCGGCTTCCACTCATGACATAGCCAGACTTCTCAAACTCTGAAATCTCATTGCTAGTAAGACCGATTTCACCTCTTCTTGGGATTCGTTTACCAGCTTTCACAAACTCAGCCATGGCTGCACCTTCACCTGGTAGCAAAGCATGTCCAAAACTATGGAAAAGATGACAGAACAAATGGTATTGTTAGAGAAACAGTCTTAAGGTTTAAACATTACTGCATTTAACAAAGGGTTGGaggcaaaaacaacaacagctcACTCTAGAGGTTTGTCATCTTGAGATAGGTGAGTGAGAGGAGCTTCGGGTCCAACAACATGCTCTCCCACACCAGTTTTTTCCACCCATGAGATTTCATTCATGTCCTCTTCCTCTGCATCTGATTGGTCACTGTTGGAATTACTGGACTCCTGATTCTTCTTTGCCTTCTTTTTCTTTGACTTCTTCCTGTGAGGACAAAAATGGTAAATTCCAATCCTAACATGGTCTAtagatttgtgtgtgtttaaagcCTTTTTATCAAactgatatttaaaaaaaatagcagcAGTGTACCTTGCTTGGGTACAAAATATATCAGGTCTTATTCACTCAACGAGTTCTGcaaagtaaaaatatatatattcttacTTTTTGCTcttcttctttcttttcttcttcTTTAGCTCTTCTGTAATACAAACAGATGAATTCCTTATATAACAGGCTGTTAAAATGGGGCTGCCTTACATctcatttaaataaagttttaggACAAAAGCAAAGGGCCGAACCTTCAGAATCACTTTCAGACTCGCTGTCATCTGAGTGCTTTCTGTTCTTTTTCTTCTTggatttcttcttttttttctttttcttctttttcttttcttctgtGGGCATGAGATCAGTAATCTGGATTAGTTTTCagataaaatgcatttttttcataAAGCAAAACAAACATTGCCACAAAAACTCAACACTGATATATTTCAGTGTACCTTACCTTCTGAACTCGTTTCAGAGCTGCTGTTTTTCACATCTTCTTCTACAGGAGTATGTTCATCCGAGCTATTGAAAGAAGACATAATTATGTCAGAATACATAATGTGATGGTAACAAAAACGTCCTAAGGCCCTGGTTCAACTCGACATCCAAGCATGTGTTAATATCAGGTGTAAAAATGACCCAAAACTGTGTGCTTGTGTAAATGCATGATTCTGATATGCACCCATTATATCGTATTTACAAATATCTCTGCTGCACTGCCATCAAAGCTTTGCACAATGGATCCAATGTTGAACTTACTCAGGTTCTCGGACTCGTGGAGAATAGCCCCAAACCTCTGGACATCCCGATTCACCAATTCTTTCACGCTCTTGCAGGCGCCttaagaaaacacaaaaagaatcaaacatttttttacattaaaaaacttctcatttactttgttAATGATCAATTAGTGATTGCGCATCTCAAACCCTGCATAGTGTGTAGAGAAGATGTAGTTTAAAACACACGTTCCCATACCTTGCAATAAAGGCGTCTTGTCTCTGTCGTTGGGCATCATCTCTCTTGTCATAGTAATCAGATCTGTATCCAGGGCCGTTTCTCTGATCCGACACATTTAACCGATCTCGTTCTCTGGACCTCGACCGACTGCGAGAATTTCCCACACGGAAGCGGTTTCGATCCGTGTATCGCGGTTTGTGGTCTTCATCGTGTCTTGAGTGTTTCAGCTCTCGGTCCGGTGAGCGACTCCTCGAGCGACTGTGGCGGCGTTTCTTCGGGCTCACGGCGTCTGAATATTTCACTTCCAGCTCAGGCATTATTGTAGACTGCCTCGCTAAAATATATTCAAGTTTTTCTTCTTATACTCAGTTAGTAACAAAACGGCTTATTAATTACATTTCATCGGCCATGTCGCAGTTCAACGGGAGCAAAGCTAGTTTAGCTAGAAATGCTTGGCTCACTACAATTTTGACCGTTATCGAAGCGTATAGCCAaactatttaatttaatttattgaaATGTAGACTCACCACAGTCTAAATGCACCTCTATAAAGATGTATATTCCACATATAAGCTACATGCGCACCAGATACGTGTGTTTACGTTTCCTTTTCGTTGAGTTCTTCTTCTATCGTGATTCACAATTGCATGACGCGCGCATTATCGCCCCCTTGAGACAAAGATTGTACCtacatgtaaaaatgtttttggcattaacgttgaacacaaaatcattgTTTTATAGAGTGCATTAAACATCAAGGAAAATGCAGAGTAGTTATTTTAACAATTTGTTCTAAATATGGAGACAACATGGCTTGGTAAACTCATAATAAACAGCATGTAAGCCATTTGAAATATTAATGTGATATACATTTATTgtacaaaacacaacataattTCATTGAAGAGagtttttacattatttttgaATTATGTCGCTGATTTAGATCGTTTTTTGTATTGCCTTTTAACATTAAGTATGCtttaatataaatgttcatgtttattttttataaaaatgcttGTACTGacgttttttgaaaattttaaataaaaaaaatctgtaattgTAAAAGACCCCTCCCCCAACCAGCATAAAGCTGTCTCAATGAGATTTACATCGAACAGGTATATTAATAAACATGGACATGTTTATAAACATTATACGGACAGTTTGAAGTTTGTATTGTCGGTTTGTCTGCTGTTAGCATTCATCACACGTATGCTGTGGCAAACTGATGTCTTGCGACTCCTATCGGCTGCTGTGAGACTCGTTCATCCAAATCCAAGGAACTCGAGCTCCGTTGTGTTGTCCACGGCAACCGACTCACATTATCGCCGTCATTATTGTTTATCAACAAGGGAATCGTGGATTTTAACGGGTCTCTCTGCAGGTATACGATTTACTTCCACTAACGGCTAGGTAATAACTCGGATTCATCGTAATTTATAACCTACACATGCGTTGCTGTGCATCTTTAGTCAGATAGGCCGCGATTTGCCGCCAAACCAGGAAGGAGAGTTGAATTGAgccatttgtttttgttttaagacTGACCGCTGCCCACCCAGTCAGTATCTGGTCTGAATGACATTATTAAAACGCAGAAAAGGGATTGTGTTTAAATTATGCAATACTTATATGCCACGTTTAATGCAGCATATGTCCTTCTGATCGCCTTTGTTGCTGCAAAGCTAACTTAGCCAGCTAGCGTGCCTTTGATTCTCATGCATATGCGCTTCTTCTCCTTCCTTGAGGCACATGCGATTCGCAGAGTGTAATAAAGTTGTATTAAAGCTGTTATAAAGAATACAAACTTGATGATAATATGTTTTAATACAGAAAAAGACAGCAAATTTATCTTTGACAAAGTCTTTTTGTTGATGCTAGAAAGCTGAAATGTGTGCACATGCATGTTTGCATACTGAAACGACACTGTATTATTAATTTAGAAAGCTTTGTATGCTGTAGTGATATcccaaattatttttacaaatttaaaaataattgttttttatcatttatatataaaaaactggGGAAAAGTACATAACACTTTACTATAATCTTTTCTACCCCTCAGCAATGTCGAAACTAAAGCTTATATCTGCAGAGGACACTCAGTACCCAGCATCATTGTTGAAGTCCATCAGTGAGCAGCGAAACAATGGTTTATTCTGCGATGTCACAATAATCGTCCAAGATCGCAAGTTCAAGGCACACAAAACGGTGCTGTCAGCCTCGAGCAACTATTTTCGCCAACTCTTCTCTGTTGCCGGACAAGTCATAGAGCTGAACTTCATCAAGGCGGACATATTTGAGGAGATCTTGAATTACATATACACCTCGAAAATCTTCAGAGTTCGATCTGACAAACTTGAGGATCTCATCAGCGCTGGGCAGATTTTGGGTGTGAAGTTCATAGCCAATCTAGGAGTTCCACTTTCACAAGTCAAGGGATTACCTGGATTGTCCAAAGATGGCGACAACAGCAATGTTAATTCTTCAGGGAGAAGTGAGTCTGGAGCAGCAGAGCCACACATGCCAATCATTACGGAGTCATTCTCACTATCTGCTGAAGAGTTTTACATGGGAGGCAGTGGTGTGGAGAAGGAAATAGACTCGGACAACGATGACATTGTTTTTGTATCGAAAACCGAGGCTCCGCAAGCTCAGAAGACTAAGATATCTGGAATGAACAACACGGAGTCAGAGGGAGGGCCGCAGGCCAAAAAACAAAAAGTCACGAATGAGGAAACGACCGTCTCTAAAGCATCAACAGGGCATGAGGGAAAGGACAGCACCTCTTCTGTGTGTAGAAATCTTCCAGTCCAAAACACTCTTCCAGGTCCTGTGATACCCATTGAAACCGGCAGTAGTATTCTCACTTCACCTGTAAGAGCTAATTCAGATATTGAGCCCACCACGCCGACCCTCATTAACAGTCCGATTCCAGATGCTAACTGCACCTCTCCGTCTCTCGAAAACAATGACGTGGTTGTTGTTCATAAAAAGAAAGTTCTTCCAGATCATTCAGGAAAAATCAAACTGTCAGATGTGAGGCAAATCTGTAACACCAATAATGGACCAGGAGGTAAAATAAATACCAGCCCGGCAGCGGTTTCTGCAAAAAAGACAATAACGTTAGACAAAGCCTCGGAAATTGATTCATTATCGCCGGGCTGTAAAGTGTATGCCAATATAGGCGAAGACACCTATGACATTGTTCCCGTAAAGGACGACCCAGGGGAGGGAGTCGCCCCTGGGAGAAAATCACAAATGCCACTCGGAGCAGACAGCATGATCAATTACTCACCCAAAGGAAAGCGAAAGATTAAACAGGACCAGGAGGATCACTATGAACTCGTAATGGACGGAAAAACGTTTTTCGTGTGCGTCGTCTGTAAACGTCCCTACGTGTGCCTAACAAGTCTGAGGCGTCACTTTAACACCCACTCGTGGGAGAGAAAGTATCCGTGCCATTACTGCAACAAGGTTTTTGCTCTGGCCGAATACAGAACGAAACACGAAATCACTCACACGGGGGAAAGACGGTACCAGTGTTTACTGTGCAACGAAACGTTTCTCAATTATCAGATTTTGTCGAATCACTGCAAGCAAATTCACAACCAAGCCCCTTCAGGAAGAAAAGAGAAAGATGACTCCTGCAACAATTTGTACCGTCTTCTGCCTTGTAAAACATTGCAGCTGAAATCATATTCCTTTGTCTCTGAGGATTCAGAGGGAATGCCATTGATCATGGATGATGGAACCGTTCAACATGGTATCCCAGATGAAAAGCACTTCACAAACCAAGCACCCTCATCTCCCCAAAACAAAACGCTGACCTGGGATGACATTTTTGCAGAGTCTGAGTCACAAACCAGACCTCCTCCGGCTGCTGATGTTCAAGTTGAACCGCCTCCACGACCCGCAAACCAAATTAGCAGTGAAAGCACAACAGAATTTGAGTTTGTAATACCAGAGACGTACTGAGCGAGGATGTGCACTCTTCTGGCTTAGGTGCCTTGTGTTCTTTGTGGGCCTTTAATGTGAGGATGTTTAAGGTTTTTTGGACCAGTTTATTGATCTAAACTCCAGTATCAGTTCATACATCAAATTGTTTGTGCTTTTTGTTTGTATATTTAGAATCACATATTAGCATTGGTTTACGGTTCACAGCTCATCATTGAATCCTGGTAATGCCTTGTTAGATTAGGTAGATAGATATATATGTTATGTACAGTTCTTGTACATTAGACCTTACATTTGAGCTGACATTTCTTcatttcttaatatttttttctgttttgttttaagGACAGCACCAATGTGTTGGATGTCATTTGTGGGGATCAATTACAGACTATtgcaagatttttttattattaatattattttacattcaTGGAACTATAATGTACAAATGATTTCTCTGAGAGTGTTACAAATAATGAGCCCATGTCCAAAAGAGAAAGTGATGTACCCAAGTCAACATACTAACTGCattatttctttcatttttagtACTTGGTGCAGTTATTGAAGGGACATTCTGtcgtcatttactcaccctcatgttgttttaaacagagaCTTAACCAGAAAAGAAGATACTTTTATAAATTATGATAACCATACAGTTGACAGTACTCAGTAGCCTCTTTTACACTGTAATTtcggtaaattaccatgaatgtacgagtaaatacaaaaaaatgtgctgttcacacacgcagtgacgttccgtctttttacccgtaagatatcattcacacatcagtatcaaaataccggtaaactcggaaaaaagcggaagttacctgtggcgcgcgaCGAGCCCAGTGTTGTATTGGTAAACAATGGGGGGTGATGACTTCATATCCACGGTTTGTATTTAgtttttcacatctgtggcaaacgctgacggtcgcgaagttgctcgtcCAAACCAACATTGCATTAGGCGACGCCAAACGAAACCTGCGTCTTAAACAACAGTACATTTTgtacattaggcttcacagagggTGTGCTTAGAACGTCGGCAATTCGGCAAATGGATGATAAGCgattttaaacaactttggtgaagaaatgtggatgttaacttcaggtgtgctcgacgtTTAAGAACCGTGTGTGTGGAAACGTCAgtaaacgcgtcatctgtaTCAAAGCGTAatgattggcccgaagctgtGGGTCCGTTATAAATGCTGGTAATCTATatttttgtgttcacacatagcgcttaccggtaaattacttaacattactggtaatcttacaaccttgGTTATTAACTTTTTTAGACTTTTATCTGTATTTGTGTTCAGTAGAACAAAGaattttatacaggtttagaacaacttgagagtaagtaaatgacagaatattAATTTATctgtgaactttccctttaatgATTGTTTGGCACTAGATTCATAAGTGTACATGACAGGTTCTGATCCCACTATGAGTATGAGCTATAAATATGAGTTtgaatgtttgtatttataGTTTGATATCACGTTTTAAGAAGGATggagtaaatatgtaaaaatgtttAGTAACCATCAATTATGTTTTTAACATTGTGAAGGTTTATTTATATGCTGGCCATATATCCACACTAAGTTTCTACCTACAGCATAAACACGAGGATCTATCGATGTGTGGAGAGGAATATGTCCAAGTTAATTTTCAGGGGTTCATATTTGTAATTCAGAGGACCTCCCTATtacaatttattattttgtaaatacagtatattttattttttcagaatAGTTGTGTCGCTTAATATGTTAGGATTTGTAGGCTGGGGGAAGAATCTGTAAGTACAATAAGATTCCTTCAGTTTGTCAGAATGCAGATGTTTTAACACCATAATCGTGTACATAATAATACTAAAGACATTCATCTTAACAGTTTcttccttttttaaaaaacctaTTTATTATTAGGTCAAGTGTGATATagaattaaataaaactttaaagaaAGTATACAtctatttcttttatttttagaaGCATTATGTCAATTATGAATACATTTTCAGTGACAATCTCCTGTAGTGAGAACCACCAGTCAGTCATGAACATTTCTGCTCATACAACATTATAGTCTGGTTTTATAGACGATGatgcttagctaaagccaggactaggccttggttaaattaagatgttgaagcatcttttataaacatgccttagaaaaagacGTTACTTATGTGTATCTTAAAACAAATCAATAGCACAGgcatattttaaaggggacagagaatgaaaaaccatttttaccttgtctttgttgaataatggtagtctacccgcattcacgaacatacaaaaagtgctaaacatgctaaacatctcagtctcatagaaattcctcttttagaaatgtcagccagaaaaccaaccaatctgaaaaactgatgcttatgacatcacaggcatctcactgcccctccactttaatataattggctaaattttttgagtggcagcaaagtcagccaatcggtaatgagattgcaagttaagccagtagggggagccaaataggtgcaaaaccacttgtttaaaatcccccaccctaatagagctatctgagagaggtttttaggaagcgtctaaggcattacagacccaaacaaacaaaaaaaattgtctacgtgtcacatcacagaacaaggataaataccccgttcaatcattctatgtcacctttaagattTGTCtctgcaagttattttcagttgagaccaGTCAAACTGGTTTTGATCTAGGACTATTAAGCATTGTTTGTGAAACCGGGGGTATAATGCACCCTTTTTACAAATATAATCTGTAATGTGTAGATCCCACACAAAACAAGATATGATCGATTCAGATGTAATGTCAAATGCAAACATCAAAGGTAAACAATGTTTTCATAAACATGGTCAGAAATGAACAAATAAGGCAAAGATCCACTTTATGGGTTCTGTTTAAAGCACATGGCTTTAGTTACTGTCCACCACGAAGTAATACAATTGCTAAAATGTAACATCTCTACTTATTTAGCTTCAGTAAAATCTTGATATGAATCAAGCTTATATAAACTACATACTTAATCACAGTGAACACATAAACTGACAAGAAGGAGAATATTACTACAAGTCTTCATAGTGTTGTGTTACGAAAAGGCAGTTTGATTGTTTGTATATGTACAGCATTGCCCACACTGATATCATATTTGCAAAGTGGAGAGAATGTTAACTAGCTTATTATCACATAATTACTAATGATAATCACTTATATTTATGTAATGGTTATTTAAAGCTAAGCCTCATTTTTACATTCAGCCTGTCGTTCCTATACAGAAACAACAGCAACAGAAAAAGGCAGATGTATGTGAGATATCCTTATTATTTATACAACTATGTACGAGCTTATAACTTTGCATAATTCAAGCTAAAGATACTTTTGTCACAAATGATTATTTGAATTTGTGACGTGATTGT includes:
- the zbtb33 gene encoding transcriptional regulator Kaiso, which translates into the protein MSKLKLISAEDTQYPASLLKSISEQRNNGLFCDVTIIVQDRKFKAHKTVLSASSNYFRQLFSVAGQVIELNFIKADIFEEILNYIYTSKIFRVRSDKLEDLISAGQILGVKFIANLGVPLSQVKGLPGLSKDGDNSNVNSSGRSESGAAEPHMPIITESFSLSAEEFYMGGSGVEKEIDSDNDDIVFVSKTEAPQAQKTKISGMNNTESEGGPQAKKQKVTNEETTVSKASTGHEGKDSTSSVCRNLPVQNTLPGPVIPIETGSSILTSPVRANSDIEPTTPTLINSPIPDANCTSPSLENNDVVVVHKKKVLPDHSGKIKLSDVRQICNTNNGPGGKINTSPAAVSAKKTITLDKASEIDSLSPGCKVYANIGEDTYDIVPVKDDPGEGVAPGRKSQMPLGADSMINYSPKGKRKIKQDQEDHYELVMDGKTFFVCVVCKRPYVCLTSLRRHFNTHSWERKYPCHYCNKVFALAEYRTKHEITHTGERRYQCLLCNETFLNYQILSNHCKQIHNQAPSGRKEKDDSCNNLYRLLPCKTLQLKSYSFVSEDSEGMPLIMDDGTVQHGIPDEKHFTNQAPSSPQNKTLTWDDIFAESESQTRPPPAADVQVEPPPRPANQISSESTTEFEFVIPETY
- the ndufa1 gene encoding NADH dehydrogenase [ubiquinone] 1 alpha subcomplex subunit 1, whose product is MWYEILPGFAIMTVCLFVPGIATTHIHKFTSGGKEKRIARIPYHWYLMERDKRVSGSGIHYHSKGLENIK
- the nkap gene encoding NF-kappa-B-activating protein, which encodes MPELEVKYSDAVSPKKRRHSRSRSRSPDRELKHSRHDEDHKPRYTDRNRFRVGNSRSRSRSRERDRLNVSDQRNGPGYRSDYYDKRDDAQRQRQDAFIARRLQERERIGESGCPEVWGYSPRVREPDSDEHTPVEEDVKNSSSETSSEEEKKKKKKKKKKKSKKKKNRKHSDDSESESDSEEELKKKKRKKKSKKKKSKKKKAKKNQESSNSNSDQSDAEEEDMNEISWVEKTGVGEHVVGPEAPLTHLSQDDKPLDFGHALLPGEGAAMAEFVKAGKRIPRRGEIGLTSNEISEFEKSGYVMSGSRHRRMEAVRLRKENQIYSADEKRALASFNQEERRKRESKILSSFREMVYRKTKGKDEK